The Musa acuminata AAA Group cultivar baxijiao chromosome BXJ2-2, Cavendish_Baxijiao_AAA, whole genome shotgun sequence genome has a segment encoding these proteins:
- the LOC103976118 gene encoding uncharacterized protein LOC103976118 isoform X1, producing the protein MMNSDTPLDYAVFQLSPRRSRCELFVSGNGKTEKLASGFLKPFITHLKVAEDQAAQAGNSIKLEVERAKNSSSWFKKGTLERFVRFVSTPDVLESANTYDAEMAQLEGARRIYSQGARDPLSGTLGEDDTATEAAVDTTKKELIRAIDVQLITLKQDLATACSHACSSGFSVENVLDLLFFSEYFGANRLNEACNNFISLCQRCPELIDHHQQSQSLPPHLKNLDNGNVRSSSSSDMSIDEPVIEHIGAGIPPDGGGLQVDMPSISQPSLLNTTKLSGTSQRVKLNGQHLEGAVLENIPSSANFPAQQDRGNFRQLSVKDRINLFESKQKEQSASSRNISTEGVVKRVVSGKGEHRRLSSDVSEKSVLRRWSSASDMSIDLSSSNCKSCNDQTESGSTAGTPTSVNLQLQSRNKTEETDATGFTMTSQCWLDFKESTTGTSASSLSLSQSQCKGFQGDRDCTEDESIKSSTTKNRPVLEKGQGTCDLSTSASRMEYCGLGDQDASWANAKGFSAGNSASSKDFAAYHIQSKAEDHLQIEDRATLPDISKASSAVTEQVRWKYREGLQSRTREAPYGADAVGLKDQTKVANQFQTFGRTVDPVGNTKGWSHSQVQFEDLSVLSSEGNLLASQSQGKTFPVDIEEAGGRNAAASSATSGSSLLVTNDGINHQGIHWHRSSAYERGADEIADTEINHMSAFPVRKTKEKMDIVEPPSAHLMEQNQVVRSLKGIQALNDELCTKANDLEKLFTEHKLRTVTEQTASSRRSRPLDVQEDRVPVVVEKRNAVTLFDQLPENPLRETSKYDVDFDANFLLKMVGNVEYGNNTNQKLSTQSSSDDFRGKLYYKYMQKRDAKLREEWGTKSALKEAKMKAMRDSLECSQAVMNSRYSGSADRQSTSYTSLRAEKLRFFSNCLRSKNQAIESVEEKKDPEEPCEQFGHGQNTSHNVPFDDNSSKDTNSVKLPSKKTLSSSTLQTIETSVPKLSVKSTKSVSVKHRSQTENPLAEMLPDFSDFRKENAKPSAANNRVNSREKTKILSRSKNIIAETKLVKEEKPHRSQSMRKSTAGPGEFKSLSPLNSGSTDFTPLDFSKGQMDANFVNKVQKSGEFRAILRKEKGTVPGLGANIYKPKASKVSEVNKNGEDSKDIFRREDSPGLVKDVMEMEKSSAEGNAEAADFPVDSDGENPRYIQEYEGNDDFGSKNDVQKSLFQEAFHTVPVSPEFSISSENVQESSGPQSWNPCLHLSSYVYEVSDIDASVDSPVGSPASWSLHPLNQIMEADVARMRKKWGTALMPMIVANTSQQSHKDATKGSKRILKFGRKSRGMDNLVTDWVSASTASEGDDDTEDGCDLAARPTDDLRKSRMGYSLPYDVFNGGEIFPEQVQSFCHFIPNRSVDFKLREDHQTGSSLRAPHSFFSLSSLRSKELKPR; encoded by the exons ATGATGAACTCCGATACTCCTCTCGATTACGCCGTGTTCCAGCTCTCCCCCAGGCGGTCACG GTGTGAGTTGTTCGTCTCGGGAAATGGGAAGACCGAGAAGCTTGCATCTGGTTTCTTGAAGCCATTCATTACTCATTTGAAGGTCGCGGAAGACCAGGCTGCTCAGGCAGGCAACTCAATAAAGCTTGAGGTTGAGAGAGCGAAAAATAGCAGCTCATGGTTCAAAAAAGGAACTCTTGAAAG GTTTGTTCGGTTTGTCAGTACACCAGATGTGCTGGAATCAGCCAATACATATGATGCAGAGATGGCACAGTTGGAAGGGGCCAGGAGAATATATTCACAG GGTGCTAGAGATCCGCTTTCTGGGACATTGG GTGAAGATGACACAGCTACTGAAGCAGCTGTGGATACAACAAA AAAGGAGCTTATAAGAGCCATTGATGTGCAGCTTATCACTCTTAAGCAAGATCTGGCCACAGCTTGTAGTCATGCTTGCTCTTCTGGATTTTCTGTTGAAAATGTCTTGgaccttcttttcttttctgaatATTTTGGTGCGAATCGTCTCAA CGAGGCATGCAACAATTTCATTTCGCTTTGTCAAAGGTGCCCTGAACTTATTGATCACCACCAGCAGTCACAATCTCTGCCTCCACATTTGAAAAATCTTGACAACGGGAATGTTAGATCCTCCTCAAGCTCAGACATGTCAATAGATGAACCAGTAATAGAGCACATTGGTGCTGGTATACCACCTGATGGTGGTGGTCTTCAGGTTGACATGCCTAGTATTAGTCAACCGTCACTGCTGAATACAACAAAGTTATCGGGCACATCTCAGCGGGTCAAGCTCAATGGGCAGCACTTAGAAGGGGCAGTATTGGAGAATATTCCTTCATCAGCCAATTTTCCAGCTCAGCAAGACAGAGGGAATTTTAGGCAACTTAGTGTGAAGGACCGGATCAACCTCTTTGAAAGCAAACAGAAAGAACAATCAGCAAGTTCTAGAAATATCAGCACAGAAGGTGTTGTTAAAAGGGTAGTATCAGGTAAAGGGGAGCATAGGAGGCTCtcttctgatgtttcagagaAGTCAGTATTGAGAAGGTGGAGTAGTGCCAGTGACATGAGCATTGACCTTAGCAGCAGCAACTGTAAAAGTTGTAATGACCAGACAGAAAGTGGGAGTACTGCTGGAACTCCTACATCTGTCAATTTGCAGCTTCAGTCAAGAAATAAAACTGAAGAGACTGATGCTACTGGTTTTACCATGACATCACAATGCTGGTTGGATTTTAAAGAAAGCACCACAGGAACTTCTGCTTCTTCTTTGTCATTGTCACAGTCACAGTGCAAAGGTTTTCAAGGTGATAGAGATTGTACTGAGGATGAAAGCATCAAGTCCTCGACAACTAAGAACAGACCAGTCTTGGAGAAGGGGCAGGGCACATGTGACCTGAGTACTTCTGCGAGCAGGATGGAGTACTGTGGATTGGGTGATCAAGATGCCTCTTGGGCCAACGCAAAAGGTTTTTCAGCTGGAAATAGTGCTAGCTCAAAAGATTTTGCAGCATATCACATCCAATCAAAAGCAGAGGATCATTTGCAAATTGAAGACCGGGCAACTTTGCCAGACATATCAAAAGCTTCATCAGCTGTGACTGAGCAGGTTAGATGGAAATATCGAGAAGGCCTGCAATCCCGAACTAGGGAGGCTCCTTATGGAGCagatgctgttgggttaaaggatcAAACAAAGGTAGCTAACCAATTCCAGACATTTGGGAGAACAGTAGATCCTGTCGGGAATACAAAAGGTTGGTCACATTCCCAGGTTCAGTTTGAAGATTTATCAGTTTTGTCTTCAGAGGGTAATCTTTTGGCTTCGCAATCTCAGGGAAAAACATTTCCTGTTGACATAGAGGAAGCAGGTGGAAGAAATGCAGCCGCCTCTTCTGCAACTTCTGGCTCTTCTCTACTTGTAACAAATGATGGTATCAATCACCAGGGAATACACTGGCATCGATCATCTGCTTATGAGAGAGGTGCAGATGAAATAGCTGATACTGAAATAAACCACATGTCTGCTTTTCCTGTAAGGAAGACCAAGGAAAAGATGGATATAGTTGAACCACCTTCTGCACATTTGATGGAGCAGAATCAGGTGGTGAGGTCACTAAAAGGAATTCAAGCGTTAAATGATGAATTATGTACCAAGGCTAATGACTTGGAAAAACTTTTCACTGAACATAAGCTTAGAACTGTCACTGAGCAAACAGCTTCCTCTCGAAGAAGCAGACCTCTGGATGTCCAGGAGGATCGTGTTCCCGTGGTTGTTGAGAAAAGAAATGCAGTGACACTTTTTGATCAGTTGCCTGAGAACCCTCTGAGGGAGACTTCTAAGTATGATGTAGACTTTGATGCCAATTTCCTGTTGAAAATGGTAGGCAACGTGGAATATGGTAATAATACAAATCAAAAGCTTAGTACACAAAGTTCATCAGATGATTTCAGAGGAAAGTTGTACTATAAGTACATGCAAAAACGGGATGCAAAACTAAGGGAAGAGTGGGGAACAAAAAGTGCTctgaaggaagcaaaaatgaaggCAATGCGTGACAGCCTAGAATGTAGTCAAGCTGTGATGAATTCCAGATATTCAGGATCTGCTGATAGACAGAGTACAAGCTACACTAGTCTCCGTGCAGAAAAGCTGAGATTTTTTAGCAATTGTTTAAGAAGTAAAAACCAG gcAATTGAGTCTGTTGAGGAAAAGAAAGATCCGGAGGAACCATGTGAACAATTTGGTCATGGTCAAAATACATCCCACAATGTTCCCTTTGATGATAATTCTTCTAAAGATACTAACTCTGTAAAGCTTCCATCTAAGAAAACTTTGTCTTCTTCCACCCTGCAGACCATAGAAACTTCAGTGCCAAAGCTTTCTGTAAAATCTACCAAATCAGTTTCCGTAAAACACAGAAGTCAAACTGAAAATCCTCTTGCTGAAATGCTCCCTGACTTCTCTGACTTCAGaaaggaaaatgcaaaaccaTCTGCCGCAAATAACAGGGTAAATTCACGAGAGAAAACAAAGATACTTTCTCGAAGCAAGAACATCATTGCGGAGACTAAACTTGTCAAGGAAGAGAAGCCACATAGGTCTCAGTCCATGAGAAAAAGTACCGCTGGTCCTGGTGAATTCAAGAGCCTTTCTCCTCTCAATTCTGGTAGCACTGATTTCACACCCTTAGATTTTTCCAAGGGACAAATGGATGCCAATTTTGTGAACAAAGTCCAGAAGAGTGGGGAGTTCAGAGCAATCCTCAGGAAAGAGAAAGGTACAGTTCCTGGTTTAGGAGCCAATATATATAAACCTAAAGCTTCTAAGGTCTCTGAGGTGAATAAGAATGGAGAGGATTCGAAGGATATATTTCGTAGAGAGGACTCACCTGGCCTAGTTAAAGATGTAATGGAGATGGAAAAATCGTCTGCTGAAGGAAATGCTGAGGCTGCAGATTTTCCTGTTGACTCAGATGGTGAAAATCCAAGATACATTCAAGAATATGAAGGCaatgatgattttggatcaaAAAATGATGTTCAAAAATCTCTATTCCAAGAAGCTTTCCACACAGTTCCTGTTTCTCCCGAGTTTAGTATTTCTTCAGAAAATGTACAAGAGTCATCAGGTCCTCAGTCATGGAACCCATGCCTCCATTTATCTTCTTATGTATATGAGGTATCGGATATTGATGCTTCTGTAGATTCACCTGTAGGAAGTCCAGCATCATGGAGTTTACACCCGCTGAACCAAATAATGGAGGCAGATGTTGCTCGAATGAGAAAAAAATGGGGAACTGCTCTAATGCCTATGATTGTTGCTAACACATCCCAACAGTCACACAAGGATGCCACAAAAGGGTCTAAACGAATATTGAAATTTGGGAGGAAAAGTAGGGGTATGGACAATCTAGTCACTGATTGGGTGTCTGCTTCAACAGCTTCCGAAGGTGATGATGACACAGAAGATGGCTGTGATTTAGCAGCTCGGCCTACGGATGACCTGAGGAAGTCGAGAATGGGCTACTCACTTCCTTATGATGTGTTCAATGGTGGAGAAATCTTTCCTGAACAAG TTCAATCATTTTGCCACTTCATTCCAAACCGTTCTGTAGACTTCAAATTGAGAGAGGATCATCAAACTGGAAGCTCCCTGAGAG CACCACACTCTTTCTTCTCTCTATCTTCATTGCGGAGCAAGGAACTCAAGCCTCGGTGA
- the LOC103976118 gene encoding uncharacterized protein LOC103976118 isoform X2 — protein MMNSDTPLDYAVFQLSPRRSRCELFVSGNGKTEKLASGFLKPFITHLKVAEDQAAQAGNSIKLEVERAKNSSSWFKKGTLERFVRFVSTPDVLESANTYDAEMAQLEGARRIYSQGARDPLSGTLGEDDTATEAAVDTTKKELIRAIDVQLITLKQDLATACSHACSSGFSVENVLDLLFFSEYFGANRLNEACNNFISLCQRCPELIDHHQQSQSLPPHLKNLDNGNVRSSSSSDMSIDEPVIEHIGAGIPPDGGGLQVDMPSISQPSLLNTTKLSGTSQRVKLNGQHLEGAVLENIPSSANFPAQQDRGNFRQLSVKDRINLFESKQKEQSASSRNISTEGVVKRVVSGKGEHRRLSSDVSEKSVLRRWSSASDMSIDLSSSNCKSCNDQTESGSTAGTPTSVNLQLQSRNKTEETDATGFTMTSQCWLDFKESTTGTSASSLSLSQSQCKGFQGDRDCTEDESIKSSTTKNRPVLEKGQGTCDLSTSASRMEYCGLGDQDASWANAKGFSAGNSASSKDFAAYHIQSKAEDHLQIEDRATLPDISKASSAVTEQVRWKYREGLQSRTREAPYGADAVGLKDQTKVANQFQTFGRTVDPVGNTKGWSHSQVQFEDLSVLSSEGNLLASQSQGKTFPVDIEEAGGRNAAASSATSGSSLLVTNDGINHQGIHWHRSSAYERGADEIADTEINHMSAFPVRKTKEKMDIVEPPSAHLMEQNQVVRSLKGIQALNDELCTKANDLEKLFTEHKLRTVTEQTASSRRSRPLDVQEDRVPVVVEKRNAVTLFDQLPENPLRETSKYDVDFDANFLLKMVGNVEYGNNTNQKLSTQSSSDDFRGKLYYKYMQKRDAKLREEWGTKSALKEAKMKAMRDSLECSQAVMNSRYSGSADRQSTSYTSLRAEKLRFFSNCLRSKNQAIESVEEKKDPEEPCEQFGHGQNTSHNVPFDDNSSKDTNSVKLPSKKTLSSSTLQTIETSVPKLSVKSTKSVSVKHRSQTENPLAEMLPDFSDFRKENAKPSAANNRVNSREKTKILSRSKNIIAETKLVKEEKPHRSQSMRKSTAGPGEFKSLSPLNSGSTDFTPLDFSKGQMDANFVNKVQKSGEFRAILRKEKGTVPGLGANIYKPKASKVSEVNKNGEDSKDIFRREDSPGLVKDVMEMEKSSAEGNAEAADFPVDSDGENPRYIQEYEGNDDFGSKNDVQKSLFQEAFHTVPVSPEFSISSENVQESSGSPASWSLHPLNQIMEADVARMRKKWGTALMPMIVANTSQQSHKDATKGSKRILKFGRKSRGMDNLVTDWVSASTASEGDDDTEDGCDLAARPTDDLRKSRMGYSLPYDVFNGGEIFPEQVQSFCHFIPNRSVDFKLREDHQTGSSLRAPHSFFSLSSLRSKELKPR, from the exons ATGATGAACTCCGATACTCCTCTCGATTACGCCGTGTTCCAGCTCTCCCCCAGGCGGTCACG GTGTGAGTTGTTCGTCTCGGGAAATGGGAAGACCGAGAAGCTTGCATCTGGTTTCTTGAAGCCATTCATTACTCATTTGAAGGTCGCGGAAGACCAGGCTGCTCAGGCAGGCAACTCAATAAAGCTTGAGGTTGAGAGAGCGAAAAATAGCAGCTCATGGTTCAAAAAAGGAACTCTTGAAAG GTTTGTTCGGTTTGTCAGTACACCAGATGTGCTGGAATCAGCCAATACATATGATGCAGAGATGGCACAGTTGGAAGGGGCCAGGAGAATATATTCACAG GGTGCTAGAGATCCGCTTTCTGGGACATTGG GTGAAGATGACACAGCTACTGAAGCAGCTGTGGATACAACAAA AAAGGAGCTTATAAGAGCCATTGATGTGCAGCTTATCACTCTTAAGCAAGATCTGGCCACAGCTTGTAGTCATGCTTGCTCTTCTGGATTTTCTGTTGAAAATGTCTTGgaccttcttttcttttctgaatATTTTGGTGCGAATCGTCTCAA CGAGGCATGCAACAATTTCATTTCGCTTTGTCAAAGGTGCCCTGAACTTATTGATCACCACCAGCAGTCACAATCTCTGCCTCCACATTTGAAAAATCTTGACAACGGGAATGTTAGATCCTCCTCAAGCTCAGACATGTCAATAGATGAACCAGTAATAGAGCACATTGGTGCTGGTATACCACCTGATGGTGGTGGTCTTCAGGTTGACATGCCTAGTATTAGTCAACCGTCACTGCTGAATACAACAAAGTTATCGGGCACATCTCAGCGGGTCAAGCTCAATGGGCAGCACTTAGAAGGGGCAGTATTGGAGAATATTCCTTCATCAGCCAATTTTCCAGCTCAGCAAGACAGAGGGAATTTTAGGCAACTTAGTGTGAAGGACCGGATCAACCTCTTTGAAAGCAAACAGAAAGAACAATCAGCAAGTTCTAGAAATATCAGCACAGAAGGTGTTGTTAAAAGGGTAGTATCAGGTAAAGGGGAGCATAGGAGGCTCtcttctgatgtttcagagaAGTCAGTATTGAGAAGGTGGAGTAGTGCCAGTGACATGAGCATTGACCTTAGCAGCAGCAACTGTAAAAGTTGTAATGACCAGACAGAAAGTGGGAGTACTGCTGGAACTCCTACATCTGTCAATTTGCAGCTTCAGTCAAGAAATAAAACTGAAGAGACTGATGCTACTGGTTTTACCATGACATCACAATGCTGGTTGGATTTTAAAGAAAGCACCACAGGAACTTCTGCTTCTTCTTTGTCATTGTCACAGTCACAGTGCAAAGGTTTTCAAGGTGATAGAGATTGTACTGAGGATGAAAGCATCAAGTCCTCGACAACTAAGAACAGACCAGTCTTGGAGAAGGGGCAGGGCACATGTGACCTGAGTACTTCTGCGAGCAGGATGGAGTACTGTGGATTGGGTGATCAAGATGCCTCTTGGGCCAACGCAAAAGGTTTTTCAGCTGGAAATAGTGCTAGCTCAAAAGATTTTGCAGCATATCACATCCAATCAAAAGCAGAGGATCATTTGCAAATTGAAGACCGGGCAACTTTGCCAGACATATCAAAAGCTTCATCAGCTGTGACTGAGCAGGTTAGATGGAAATATCGAGAAGGCCTGCAATCCCGAACTAGGGAGGCTCCTTATGGAGCagatgctgttgggttaaaggatcAAACAAAGGTAGCTAACCAATTCCAGACATTTGGGAGAACAGTAGATCCTGTCGGGAATACAAAAGGTTGGTCACATTCCCAGGTTCAGTTTGAAGATTTATCAGTTTTGTCTTCAGAGGGTAATCTTTTGGCTTCGCAATCTCAGGGAAAAACATTTCCTGTTGACATAGAGGAAGCAGGTGGAAGAAATGCAGCCGCCTCTTCTGCAACTTCTGGCTCTTCTCTACTTGTAACAAATGATGGTATCAATCACCAGGGAATACACTGGCATCGATCATCTGCTTATGAGAGAGGTGCAGATGAAATAGCTGATACTGAAATAAACCACATGTCTGCTTTTCCTGTAAGGAAGACCAAGGAAAAGATGGATATAGTTGAACCACCTTCTGCACATTTGATGGAGCAGAATCAGGTGGTGAGGTCACTAAAAGGAATTCAAGCGTTAAATGATGAATTATGTACCAAGGCTAATGACTTGGAAAAACTTTTCACTGAACATAAGCTTAGAACTGTCACTGAGCAAACAGCTTCCTCTCGAAGAAGCAGACCTCTGGATGTCCAGGAGGATCGTGTTCCCGTGGTTGTTGAGAAAAGAAATGCAGTGACACTTTTTGATCAGTTGCCTGAGAACCCTCTGAGGGAGACTTCTAAGTATGATGTAGACTTTGATGCCAATTTCCTGTTGAAAATGGTAGGCAACGTGGAATATGGTAATAATACAAATCAAAAGCTTAGTACACAAAGTTCATCAGATGATTTCAGAGGAAAGTTGTACTATAAGTACATGCAAAAACGGGATGCAAAACTAAGGGAAGAGTGGGGAACAAAAAGTGCTctgaaggaagcaaaaatgaaggCAATGCGTGACAGCCTAGAATGTAGTCAAGCTGTGATGAATTCCAGATATTCAGGATCTGCTGATAGACAGAGTACAAGCTACACTAGTCTCCGTGCAGAAAAGCTGAGATTTTTTAGCAATTGTTTAAGAAGTAAAAACCAG gcAATTGAGTCTGTTGAGGAAAAGAAAGATCCGGAGGAACCATGTGAACAATTTGGTCATGGTCAAAATACATCCCACAATGTTCCCTTTGATGATAATTCTTCTAAAGATACTAACTCTGTAAAGCTTCCATCTAAGAAAACTTTGTCTTCTTCCACCCTGCAGACCATAGAAACTTCAGTGCCAAAGCTTTCTGTAAAATCTACCAAATCAGTTTCCGTAAAACACAGAAGTCAAACTGAAAATCCTCTTGCTGAAATGCTCCCTGACTTCTCTGACTTCAGaaaggaaaatgcaaaaccaTCTGCCGCAAATAACAGGGTAAATTCACGAGAGAAAACAAAGATACTTTCTCGAAGCAAGAACATCATTGCGGAGACTAAACTTGTCAAGGAAGAGAAGCCACATAGGTCTCAGTCCATGAGAAAAAGTACCGCTGGTCCTGGTGAATTCAAGAGCCTTTCTCCTCTCAATTCTGGTAGCACTGATTTCACACCCTTAGATTTTTCCAAGGGACAAATGGATGCCAATTTTGTGAACAAAGTCCAGAAGAGTGGGGAGTTCAGAGCAATCCTCAGGAAAGAGAAAGGTACAGTTCCTGGTTTAGGAGCCAATATATATAAACCTAAAGCTTCTAAGGTCTCTGAGGTGAATAAGAATGGAGAGGATTCGAAGGATATATTTCGTAGAGAGGACTCACCTGGCCTAGTTAAAGATGTAATGGAGATGGAAAAATCGTCTGCTGAAGGAAATGCTGAGGCTGCAGATTTTCCTGTTGACTCAGATGGTGAAAATCCAAGATACATTCAAGAATATGAAGGCaatgatgattttggatcaaAAAATGATGTTCAAAAATCTCTATTCCAAGAAGCTTTCCACACAGTTCCTGTTTCTCCCGAGTTTAGTATTTCTTCAGAAAATGTACAAGAGTCATCAG GAAGTCCAGCATCATGGAGTTTACACCCGCTGAACCAAATAATGGAGGCAGATGTTGCTCGAATGAGAAAAAAATGGGGAACTGCTCTAATGCCTATGATTGTTGCTAACACATCCCAACAGTCACACAAGGATGCCACAAAAGGGTCTAAACGAATATTGAAATTTGGGAGGAAAAGTAGGGGTATGGACAATCTAGTCACTGATTGGGTGTCTGCTTCAACAGCTTCCGAAGGTGATGATGACACAGAAGATGGCTGTGATTTAGCAGCTCGGCCTACGGATGACCTGAGGAAGTCGAGAATGGGCTACTCACTTCCTTATGATGTGTTCAATGGTGGAGAAATCTTTCCTGAACAAG TTCAATCATTTTGCCACTTCATTCCAAACCGTTCTGTAGACTTCAAATTGAGAGAGGATCATCAAACTGGAAGCTCCCTGAGAG CACCACACTCTTTCTTCTCTCTATCTTCATTGCGGAGCAAGGAACTCAAGCCTCGGTGA
- the LOC135604814 gene encoding ethylene-responsive transcription factor ERF018-like: MASGDTENNAAGKQQQQHLSTSKRYRGVRMRKWGSWVAEVRFPNSRQRLWLGSYRTPEQAARAFDAAVYCLRGTGARCNFPGQLPDITPTHKLSPEEIRAAAMRFARDVPTRPGEAQEGGMETSTETAVPNKGNSATVTGLLSADKPIPAEKRIGAVQLANEGEKTAEEVDRGEGSSGTMVKPPEASKELPWSWTAEDEDTWPAFSYYDDIYESSPLWNFRSAD; this comes from the coding sequence ATGGCCAGCGGAGACACGGAGAACAACGCCGCcggcaagcagcagcagcagcacctgtCGACGAGCAAACGGTACCGGGGGGTGCGGATGAGGAAGTGGGGCTCGTGGGTGGCGGAGGTGAGGTTCCCCAACAGCCGGCAGAGGCTGTGGCTGGGCTCGTACCGAACCCCGGAGCAGGCGGCGAGGGCCTTCGATGCCGCTGTCTACTGCTTGCGTGGGACCGGGGCGAGATGCAACTTCCCCGGCCAGCTTCCCGACATAACGCCCACCCATAAGCTGAGCCCGGAGGAGATACGGGCGGCGGCCATGCGCTTCGCACGTGATGTACCGACGCGGCCTGGGGAGGCGCAGGAAGGTGGCATGGAGACGTCGACGGAGACGGCAGTTCCGAACAAGGGGAACTCGGCGACCGTGACGGGGTTGCTGTCTGCAGATAAGCCAATCCCGGCGGAGAAACGGATCGGGGCCGTGCAGTTAGCCAATGAGGGTGAGAAGACGGCGGAGGAGGTGGATCGAGGGGAGGGGAGCTCGGGGACGATGGTGAAGCCACCGGAGGCTTCCAAGGAATTGCCATGGTCGTGGACTGCGGAGGACGAGGATACTTGGCCTGCCTTTTCTTATTACGATGACATTTATGAATCATCACCTCTTTGGAACTTCCGGAGCGCCGATTAA
- the LOC103976405 gene encoding ethylene-responsive transcription factor ERF017-like, which produces MKNTATGEQHPSTRRYRGVRLRKWGSWVAEVRFPNSRERLWLGSYPTPEQAARAFDAAVYCLGGPGAALNFPDQPPHIPSASTLNREEIRAAAVRFAHDVPRRAEEAQGGGGEATTGVVSPGEANSRAMAESMEVFPAFYFPGVSGWWNEEEEDVWAAAATASIDDIYRSSPLWNF; this is translated from the coding sequence ATGAAGAACACGGCCACCGGGGAGCAACATCCGTCGACGCGACGGTACAGGGGTGTGCGGCTGAGGAAGTGGGGCTCGTGGGTGGCGGAGGTGCGGTTCCCCAACAGCCGGGAGAGGCTGTGGCTTGGCTCCTACCCGACTCCTGAGCAGGCAGCGAGGGCCTTCGATGCTGCCGTGTACTGCCTCGGCGGGCCAGGCGCTGCGCTCAACTTCCCCGACCAACCGCCCCACATACCCTCGGCCAGTACGCTGAACCGGGAGGAGATACGGGCCGCAGCCGTACGGTTCGCTCATGACGTGCCTAGGCGGGCTGAGGAGGCACAAGGCGGTGGTGGAGAGGCAACGACTGGCGTGGTGTCTCCAGGGGAGGCGAACTCGCGAGCAATGGCGGAGTCGATGGAGGTCTTCCCGGCGTTTTACTTCCCAGGAGTATCGGGGTGGTggaatgaggaggaagaggatgttTGGGCTGCTGCCGCTACTGCTTCTATCGATGACATTTATAGATCATCACCTCTCTGGAACTTTTGA